One genomic region from Conexibacter woesei DSM 14684 encodes:
- a CDS encoding universal stress protein, whose product MEWRSMILDVVITLASLAAAAAIAWVVRGRRARNGVPAPGPRRVLFPFLGRSLSKPALQAALRLARAEGATLVPVYLAEVPRHLPLDCALPGQSAVALALLDAIEQDARRCGVPVDARIEKGRDSRHALREMMAHERYDRIVLAAETANGGDGFSPDETAWLLANAPGEIVVLRPDRVNGNGRHDARERPVVASAA is encoded by the coding sequence ATGGAGTGGAGAAGCATGATCCTCGACGTCGTCATCACGCTCGCGAGCCTCGCGGCCGCCGCGGCCATCGCGTGGGTGGTGCGCGGCCGGCGGGCGCGCAACGGCGTGCCGGCGCCCGGCCCGAGACGTGTCCTGTTCCCGTTCCTCGGCCGCTCGCTCTCCAAGCCGGCGCTGCAGGCGGCGCTGCGGCTCGCGCGCGCGGAGGGCGCGACGCTCGTTCCCGTCTACCTCGCGGAGGTCCCGCGCCACCTGCCGCTCGACTGCGCGCTGCCCGGCCAGAGCGCCGTCGCGCTCGCGCTGCTCGACGCGATCGAGCAGGACGCGCGCCGCTGCGGCGTGCCGGTCGACGCGCGGATCGAGAAGGGCCGCGACTCGCGCCACGCGCTGCGCGAGATGATGGCCCACGAGCGCTACGACCGGATCGTGCTGGCGGCCGAGACCGCGAACGGCGGCGACGGCTTCAGCCCGGACGAGACCGCGTGGCTGCTCGCGAACGCGCCGGGCGAGATCGTCGTGCTGCGGCCCGATCGCGTCAACGGGAACGGCCGCCACGACGCGCGCGAGCGGCCGGTGGTCGCGAGCGCGGCGTAG
- a CDS encoding YbjQ family protein — translation MSHDDIIITTMNDLPGYEIVAVYGEVFGLVVRARNAFSNIGASFRTVAGGEVKGYTKLLTESRNHAVDRLKDSAREHGANAVIAMRFDCNDIGNVMSEVAAYGTAVTVRPL, via the coding sequence ATGAGCCACGACGACATCATCATCACGACGATGAACGACCTGCCGGGCTATGAGATCGTCGCGGTCTACGGCGAGGTGTTCGGGCTCGTCGTGCGGGCGCGCAACGCCTTCTCGAACATCGGCGCGTCGTTTCGCACGGTCGCCGGCGGCGAGGTCAAGGGCTACACAAAGCTGCTGACCGAGTCGCGCAACCACGCCGTCGACCGGCTCAAGGACTCCGCCCGCGAGCACGGCGCCAACGCCGTCATCGCGATGCGCTTCGACTGCAACGACATCGGCAACGTGATGAGCGAGGTCGCCGCGTACGGCACCGCCGTCACCGTGCGGCCGCTCTGA
- a CDS encoding DUF3891 family protein, translated as MLVRDAGDAWQIVLQTDHADLSAQLLAAWGGDGFARPQPYASVVRAAQRHDDGWAVWERRPRLAPDGAAPQNFIGVGVPVHLAFYRAGVETACDEDPYAGLLVSMHMSGLYRRRYGVVPAGEMRLSPELRARADVYCDQEEERQAALVAELGAEDAERWTNYALLQVADLVSLYCQLGDLESGVGAPGAVEDVPAADGARTSMAITPLGPWRLRFDPYPFAETPLALTMVRRMVPKRAWASDDDFRTDFYAARPETVRIFAQA; from the coding sequence ATGCTCGTCCGCGACGCCGGTGACGCCTGGCAGATCGTCCTGCAGACCGACCACGCCGACCTCTCCGCCCAGCTGCTGGCGGCGTGGGGCGGCGACGGCTTCGCGCGGCCGCAGCCGTACGCGTCGGTCGTGCGCGCCGCGCAGCGGCACGACGACGGCTGGGCGGTGTGGGAGCGGCGCCCGCGGCTCGCGCCCGACGGCGCCGCGCCGCAGAACTTCATCGGCGTCGGCGTGCCCGTCCATCTCGCGTTCTACCGCGCCGGCGTCGAGACGGCGTGCGACGAGGACCCGTACGCCGGCCTGCTCGTCTCGATGCACATGAGCGGCCTCTACCGCCGTCGCTACGGGGTCGTCCCCGCCGGCGAGATGAGACTGTCGCCCGAGCTGCGCGCGCGGGCCGACGTCTACTGCGACCAGGAGGAGGAGCGTCAGGCCGCGCTCGTCGCCGAGCTGGGCGCCGAGGACGCCGAGCGCTGGACCAACTACGCGCTGCTGCAGGTCGCCGACCTCGTCTCGCTCTACTGCCAGCTCGGCGACCTCGAGAGCGGCGTCGGCGCGCCGGGAGCGGTCGAGGACGTCCCGGCGGCGGACGGCGCCAGAACGTCGATGGCGATCACGCCGCTCGGCCCGTGGCGGCTGCGGTTCGACCCCTACCCGTTCGCCGAGACCCCGCTCGCGCTGACGATGGTCCGCCGGATGGTGCCCAAGCGTGCGTGGGCCAGCGACGACGACTTCCGCACGGACTTCTACGCCGCTCGCCCGGAGACGGTGCGGATCTTCGCGCAGGCCTGA
- a CDS encoding ABC transporter permease: MSDMRWLVARRELVERARSRAFQVGSVIQLLAIVIVLVIAALTGGGNDTKDVGLVGAASEPYAQALQQAGPALDAEIDTRALPNRAAAVKAVEDGDLDAAVIDGREILVEDDPDDTLAAAVQATRRQLALRDALDRAGVPAAQLNAALAPAPLRVAVLEPENEDRGTRQGIAFVAVLLLYLAIFTYGLWVAGGIVEEKSSRVIEVVLSAIRPRELLAGKIIGLGVLGIGQFVLTIAVGLIGASLLSAVDLPNVTIGWAALIGLWFVLGFAFYACLYAVAGALVSRQEDLQSSTGALNMVVIGSYILAFVGIQDPDGTLLTVISFLPPSAPMAMPARWLVTEVPAWQLIVSLLLTLGATVATLRLATTVYARAALRMGPKLSLRSVLATRD; the protein is encoded by the coding sequence ATGAGCGACATGCGCTGGCTGGTCGCCCGGCGCGAGCTGGTCGAGCGGGCGCGCAGCCGCGCGTTCCAGGTCGGCTCCGTGATCCAGCTGCTCGCGATCGTGATCGTGCTCGTGATCGCCGCCCTCACCGGCGGCGGCAACGACACGAAGGACGTCGGCCTCGTCGGCGCAGCCTCGGAGCCGTACGCGCAGGCGCTCCAGCAGGCCGGTCCCGCGCTCGACGCCGAGATCGACACGCGCGCGCTGCCCAATCGGGCCGCGGCCGTGAAGGCGGTGGAGGACGGCGACCTCGACGCGGCGGTGATCGACGGCAGAGAGATCCTCGTCGAGGACGACCCCGACGACACACTCGCCGCGGCCGTGCAGGCGACCCGCCGCCAGCTCGCGCTGCGCGACGCGCTCGACAGAGCCGGCGTGCCGGCCGCGCAGCTCAACGCCGCGCTCGCGCCGGCGCCGCTGCGCGTCGCGGTGCTCGAACCCGAGAACGAGGACCGCGGCACGCGCCAGGGGATCGCGTTCGTCGCGGTGCTGCTGCTCTACCTCGCGATCTTCACGTACGGCCTGTGGGTCGCCGGCGGCATCGTCGAGGAGAAGTCCTCGCGCGTGATCGAGGTCGTGCTGAGCGCGATCCGGCCGCGCGAGCTGCTGGCCGGCAAGATCATCGGCCTCGGCGTGCTCGGGATCGGCCAGTTCGTGCTCACGATCGCCGTCGGGCTGATCGGCGCGAGCCTGCTGAGCGCAGTCGACCTGCCGAACGTGACGATCGGCTGGGCCGCGCTGATCGGGCTGTGGTTCGTGCTCGGCTTCGCGTTCTACGCGTGCCTCTACGCCGTCGCGGGCGCGCTCGTCTCTCGGCAGGAGGATCTGCAGTCGAGCACGGGCGCGCTGAACATGGTCGTGATCGGCTCCTACATCCTCGCGTTCGTCGGGATCCAGGACCCCGACGGCACGCTGCTGACCGTGATCTCGTTCCTGCCGCCGAGCGCGCCGATGGCGATGCCGGCCCGCTGGCTGGTGACCGAGGTCCCGGCCTGGCAGCTGATCGTCTCGCTGCTGCTGACGCTCGGCGCGACCGTGGCGACGCTGCGGCTGGCGACGACGGTCTACGCTCGTGCTGCGCTGCGGATGGGTCCCAAGCTGTCGCTGCGCAGCGTGCTCGCCACGCGCGACTGA
- a CDS encoding ABC transporter ATP-binding protein, producing MSIASTAVLRCRDLHLRYGSVVALDGLSLDVEPGRMTGFVGPNGAGKTSTMRIVLGVLGPDSGDVSWNGRPLDAAARRRFGYMPEERGLYPKMRVAEQLVYLARLHGLDAATARRATDDLLDRLGLTDRARDELESLSLGNQQRVQLAAALVHGPDLLVLDEPFSGLDPIGVDVLAGVLREEVERGAPVLFSSHQLELVERLCDTVAIVKDGRIVAAGDVERLRRQNRRRMVRVEVEGEGAADTSWLAGVEGAAAVPPGSDHERGTLVALDDDTDAQLVLDRARAAGPVTHFSFVLPSLSELFREVVAEQPAEAGAAA from the coding sequence ATGTCGATAGCCTCGACCGCCGTGCTGCGGTGCCGCGACCTCCATCTCCGCTACGGCTCCGTCGTCGCGCTCGACGGGCTCTCGCTCGACGTCGAGCCCGGCCGGATGACCGGCTTCGTCGGCCCCAACGGCGCCGGCAAGACGAGCACGATGCGGATCGTCCTCGGCGTGCTCGGCCCCGACAGCGGCGACGTCAGCTGGAACGGCAGACCGCTCGACGCCGCCGCACGCCGCCGCTTCGGCTACATGCCGGAGGAGCGCGGCCTCTACCCGAAGATGCGGGTCGCCGAGCAGCTCGTCTACCTCGCGCGGCTGCACGGGCTCGACGCCGCCACCGCGCGCCGCGCGACCGACGACCTGCTCGACCGGCTCGGGCTCACCGACCGCGCCCGCGACGAGCTGGAGAGCCTGTCGCTCGGCAACCAGCAGCGCGTGCAGCTCGCCGCCGCGCTCGTGCACGGACCCGACCTGCTGGTGCTCGACGAGCCGTTCTCCGGCCTCGACCCGATCGGCGTCGACGTGCTCGCCGGTGTGCTGCGCGAAGAGGTCGAGCGCGGCGCGCCGGTCCTCTTCTCCAGCCATCAGCTGGAGCTGGTCGAGCGGCTGTGCGACACGGTCGCGATCGTCAAGGACGGACGGATCGTCGCGGCCGGCGACGTCGAACGGCTGCGCCGCCAGAACCGCCGCCGGATGGTCCGCGTCGAGGTCGAGGGCGAGGGCGCCGCCGACACGAGCTGGCTCGCGGGCGTCGAGGGCGCCGCGGCCGTGCCGCCCGGAAGCGACCACGAGCGCGGCACGCTCGTCGCGCTGGACGACGACACCGACGCGCAGCTCGTGCTCGACCGGGCGCGCGCCGCCGGCCCCGTCACCCACTTCAGCTTCGTCCTGCCGTCGCTCAGCGAGCTGTTCCGCGAGGTCGTCGCCGAGCAGCCCGCCGAGGCGGGAGCGGCCGCATGA
- a CDS encoding helix-turn-helix transcriptional regulator translates to MADTSRRMLRLLTLLQTGRAWSGAELAGQLGTSPRSLRRDVTRLRELGYPVAAPRGPGGHYRLAAGSAMPPLLLDDDETVAIAIGLQLARAGAVEGIADAAAQALRKVEQVLPQRLAAQAHGLLRAVDAAPPSWPGVDGALLTELSAAAARHERVRLRHRRRDGGERERIVEPHRVVLLGRRWYLLAWDTERDDWRTFRLDRVERARRLGQPFRPRPLPAESAVDFLRERFDAHAPEQLVVVTFHASVTTVAERLSRKDGALEPLGDDRCRYSARVDSYEWMAVVLALAGLDYTIERPAAFAVYTRALAQRMAAAAGEPA, encoded by the coding sequence ATGGCCGACACGAGCAGACGGATGCTGCGGCTGCTCACGCTGCTGCAGACTGGCCGCGCCTGGTCCGGAGCAGAGCTGGCCGGGCAGCTCGGCACGAGCCCGCGCTCGCTGCGGCGCGACGTCACGCGGCTGCGCGAGCTGGGCTACCCGGTCGCGGCGCCGCGCGGGCCCGGCGGCCACTACCGGCTCGCCGCGGGCAGCGCGATGCCGCCGCTGCTGCTCGACGACGACGAGACCGTCGCGATCGCGATCGGGCTGCAGCTCGCGCGCGCGGGTGCCGTCGAGGGGATCGCCGACGCCGCCGCGCAGGCACTGCGCAAGGTCGAGCAGGTGCTGCCGCAGCGGCTCGCGGCGCAGGCGCACGGCCTGCTGCGGGCGGTCGACGCCGCGCCGCCGTCGTGGCCCGGGGTCGACGGCGCGCTGCTGACCGAGCTGAGCGCCGCCGCCGCTCGCCACGAGCGCGTGCGGCTGCGGCACCGCCGCCGCGACGGCGGTGAGCGGGAGCGGATCGTCGAGCCGCACCGTGTCGTGCTGCTCGGCCGCCGCTGGTACCTGCTCGCATGGGACACCGAGCGCGACGACTGGCGCACGTTCCGGCTCGACCGCGTCGAGCGGGCGCGGCGGCTCGGCCAGCCGTTCCGGCCACGGCCGCTGCCGGCCGAGAGCGCCGTCGACTTCCTGCGCGAGCGCTTCGACGCGCACGCGCCCGAGCAGCTCGTCGTCGTGACGTTCCACGCGTCCGTCACGACGGTCGCCGAGCGCCTCAGCCGGAAGGACGGCGCGCTCGAACCGCTCGGCGACGATCGCTGCCGCTACAGCGCGCGCGTCGACTCCTACGAGTGGATGGCGGTCGTGCTCGCGCTCGCGGGACTGGACTACACGATCGAGCGCCCGGCGGCGTTCGCCGTCTACACGCGCGCGCTCGCGCAGCGGATGGCGGCGGCCGCGGGGGAACCGGCGTAG
- a CDS encoding peptidoglycan-binding domain-containing protein, with amino-acid sequence MSAVPRHIPAYAAAVLGALLASIAFALVLSADAEAAKRPAKLKLSWTRCSSTPFPCQGSHSVVVRTGKVLIGAGGMSSRAKVEFPVRTKAGRVGKRRVGGSFRSRTRLLVRVPGDAISGRIRVVMPGPRYSNSLRITVRKVPPKPKPKPPPTTPPSRGGGTPVGDSVFDGSGMWIWYLRRSESGDPAQIAARAQAAGVRTVFVKSADGANVWSQFSSSAVAALKATGLNVCGWQFVYGNDPIGEARAAAAAKDAGADCFVIDAEGAYEGKYAQAQRYVRALRAAVGDAYPIALTSFPYVHFHPGFPYSVFMGPGGATFNLPQVYWKTIGTSVDTSLQVTYQYNTVYETPIYPLGQAYDGTAATDLRRFRQLSEAYGARGVSWWVWDYASTSDWGAIGAGLTPIAAPESAGYPTLRVRSKGDLVVWAQQHLSGAGQSVTVDGDFGSGTASAVRAYQASKGLPETGVLDADTWPTLLQEQPAAPDWAAQAARASRAATGARASASASSRLPAVNGPRSAGLRALRDEIPAGPQR; translated from the coding sequence ATGTCCGCTGTTCCCCGTCACATCCCCGCCTACGCCGCCGCCGTCCTCGGTGCGTTGCTCGCCTCGATCGCGTTCGCGCTCGTGCTGAGCGCCGACGCCGAGGCCGCGAAGCGGCCGGCCAAGCTGAAGCTGTCGTGGACGCGCTGCTCCTCGACGCCGTTCCCCTGCCAGGGATCGCATTCGGTCGTCGTGCGGACCGGCAAGGTGCTGATCGGCGCCGGCGGCATGAGCAGCCGCGCGAAGGTCGAGTTCCCCGTCCGCACGAAGGCCGGTCGCGTCGGCAAGCGCCGCGTCGGCGGCAGCTTCCGCAGCAGAACCCGCCTGCTCGTGCGCGTCCCCGGCGACGCGATCAGCGGCCGGATCCGCGTCGTGATGCCCGGGCCGCGGTACTCGAACTCGCTGCGGATCACCGTCCGCAAGGTCCCGCCGAAGCCGAAGCCCAAGCCGCCGCCGACGACGCCGCCGTCGAGAGGCGGCGGAACGCCGGTCGGGGACAGCGTCTTCGACGGCAGTGGGATGTGGATCTGGTACCTCAGAAGATCCGAGAGCGGCGACCCGGCGCAGATCGCCGCGAGAGCGCAGGCGGCCGGCGTCCGCACGGTCTTCGTCAAGAGCGCCGACGGCGCCAACGTCTGGTCGCAGTTCTCCAGCAGCGCGGTCGCGGCGCTGAAGGCGACCGGCCTCAACGTCTGCGGCTGGCAGTTCGTCTACGGCAACGACCCGATCGGCGAGGCGAGAGCGGCCGCGGCGGCGAAGGACGCCGGTGCCGACTGCTTCGTGATCGACGCGGAGGGCGCCTACGAGGGCAAGTACGCGCAGGCCCAGCGGTACGTGAGAGCGCTGCGCGCGGCGGTCGGCGACGCCTACCCGATCGCCCTCACGAGCTTCCCGTACGTGCACTTCCACCCGGGCTTCCCGTACTCGGTCTTCATGGGGCCGGGCGGTGCGACGTTCAACCTGCCGCAGGTGTACTGGAAGACGATAGGAACGTCCGTCGACACCAGCCTCCAGGTCACTTACCAGTACAACACCGTCTACGAGACCCCGATCTACCCGCTTGGGCAGGCGTACGACGGCACCGCGGCAACCGATCTGCGGCGCTTTCGGCAGCTGTCGGAGGCATACGGCGCGCGCGGCGTCAGCTGGTGGGTCTGGGACTACGCGAGCACGTCGGACTGGGGCGCGATCGGCGCCGGCCTGACGCCGATCGCCGCGCCGGAGTCGGCCGGCTACCCGACGCTGCGAGTCAGATCGAAGGGCGACCTCGTCGTCTGGGCGCAGCAGCACCTCAGCGGCGCGGGGCAGTCCGTGACGGTCGACGGCGACTTCGGCTCGGGCACGGCGAGCGCGGTGCGCGCCTACCAGGCGTCGAAGGGCCTGCCTGAGACCGGCGTGCTCGACGCCGACACGTGGCCGACGTTGCTGCAGGAGCAGCCGGCGGCGCCCGACTGGGCGGCGCAGGCCGCACGCGCCTCGCGCGCCGCGACCGGCGCGCGGGCCTCGGCCTCCGCCTCGTCGCGTCTGCCGGCCGTCAACGGCCCGCGCTCCGCCGGGCTCAGAGCGCTGCGCGACGAGATCCCGGCCGGGCCGCAGCGCTAG
- a CDS encoding histidine kinase, which produces MEAATRSRTGRLKVFLGMAAGVGKTYRMLQEGQAEAESGRDVVIGYLEPHGRAETTAQARGLEVVPRQRVEHRGAFLEEMDLRGILSRAPELCLIDELAHTNAPGLLHAKRYEDVAAVLAAGIDVFSTVNVQHLESLNDTVAELTTTRVRETVPDEVLGEADELVLIDLTPEALIERLRAGKVYPRERIESALNNFFRIEHLSALREVALRQVAEEVEARRVVGPLPARRSGDGERIALSAAPAAIGERLLALVTPAPVSQRVVRRAWRSAQRLGADLDLLWVQPAGRELKPEQAEQLDALRRLAVVLGAHLLVEPGDDLVAVVRRVAHDRRTTYVLIGEPRPRNALRRLLRPSLPSRLLDALPGIDVRIVADRTRRAAAVDEQQEWSGEA; this is translated from the coding sequence ATGGAGGCGGCGACGCGGTCGAGAACCGGCAGGCTGAAGGTCTTCCTGGGAATGGCTGCGGGCGTCGGCAAGACGTACCGGATGCTCCAGGAAGGCCAGGCCGAGGCCGAGAGCGGCCGCGACGTCGTGATCGGATACCTCGAGCCCCATGGCCGCGCGGAGACCACCGCGCAGGCCAGGGGGCTCGAGGTCGTTCCGCGCCAGCGCGTCGAGCACCGCGGCGCGTTCCTGGAGGAGATGGACCTGCGCGGGATCCTTTCGCGCGCGCCGGAGCTGTGCCTGATCGACGAGCTGGCGCACACGAACGCGCCCGGCCTCCTGCACGCCAAGCGCTACGAGGACGTCGCCGCCGTGCTCGCCGCCGGGATCGACGTCTTCTCGACCGTCAACGTCCAGCACCTCGAGTCGCTCAACGACACGGTGGCGGAGCTGACGACGACGCGCGTGCGCGAGACGGTGCCCGACGAAGTGCTGGGCGAGGCGGACGAGCTGGTGCTGATCGACCTCACGCCGGAGGCGCTGATCGAGCGGCTGCGCGCGGGCAAGGTCTACCCGCGAGAGCGGATCGAGTCGGCGCTCAACAACTTCTTCCGCATCGAGCACCTGTCCGCGCTGCGCGAGGTCGCGCTGCGGCAGGTCGCCGAGGAGGTCGAGGCGCGCCGCGTCGTCGGCCCGCTGCCGGCCCGCCGCAGCGGCGACGGCGAGCGGATCGCGCTGAGCGCGGCGCCGGCCGCGATCGGCGAGCGGCTGCTCGCGCTCGTGACGCCGGCGCCGGTCTCCCAGCGGGTCGTGCGGCGCGCATGGCGCTCGGCGCAGCGGCTCGGCGCCGACCTCGACCTGCTGTGGGTCCAGCCGGCCGGCCGCGAGCTGAAGCCCGAGCAGGCCGAGCAGCTCGACGCGCTGCGGCGGCTCGCGGTCGTGCTCGGCGCGCACCTGCTGGTCGAGCCGGGCGACGACCTCGTCGCCGTAGTGCGGCGCGTCGCCCACGACCGCAGAACGACGTACGTGCTGATCGGCGAGCCGCGGCCGCGCAACGCCCTGCGGCGGCTGCTGCGGCCGTCGCTGCCGAGCCGTCTGCTCGACGCGCTGCCCGGCATCGACGTGCGCATCGTCGCCGACCGCACGCGGCGCGCGGCGGCGGTCGACGAGCAACAGGAATGGAGTGGAGAAGCATGA
- a CDS encoding ATP-binding cassette domain-containing protein, whose product MDQIHVIGARQNNLAGVTTSIPKGAITVFTGVSGSGKSSLAFGTIAAESQRQLNETFDSFARHRLPRHGRPDVERLENLSVAIVVDQRPFGGNARSTVGTATDAAALLRLLFSRAGEPHAGESTAFSFNDPRGMCPQCDGIGTVERIDVEQLLDRSRSLNDGAIRFPTFAPGTWQWKRYVHSGLFDPDTPLRDWTAEELHLLLDASPRRLPDAPPEWPPSGTYENLLDRFTRAHLTGANAKVHPRHRPELERVVRSGPCPACDGARLNAAALASRIDGRSIADWSAMEVRELLPVAEAVDAPAVAPVVAALTERLRELERIGLGYLSLDRVSSTLSGGEAQRVKLVRHLGSSLTGLTYVLDEPSSGLHARDVHLLAATLRGLRDKGNTVLLVEHDRDLIAIADHVVDLGPGAGAGGGRVVYAGALDGLLRAGTATARHLRGRTALRRSPRRPTGSIAIERASANNLRDVTVTIPTGVLTVVSGVAGAGKSTLVERELPRVRPDAALLDQRPIRGGRRSSPATLLKVLDRVRTRFARANDVSPAWFSPNSKGACPVCGGSGEVATDLAFMEPVATVCEACDGRRFNARALGYRYRGQAIDELLAMTASEAAELFDDDPPIADALARLETVGLGYLALGRRLDTLSGGERQRLKLARELAQPSELYVFDEPTTGLHGSDVATLLALLHRLVDGGATVVVVEHDLDVIADADWVIDVGPGAGSDGGRIVCEGPPRRLLDAPESVTGRCLAERLRG is encoded by the coding sequence ATGGACCAGATCCACGTCATCGGCGCCCGGCAGAACAACCTCGCGGGCGTCACCACGAGCATCCCCAAGGGCGCGATCACCGTTTTCACCGGCGTCTCCGGGTCGGGCAAGTCGTCGCTCGCGTTCGGAACCATCGCGGCCGAGTCCCAGCGCCAGCTGAACGAGACGTTCGACAGCTTCGCCCGCCACCGCCTGCCGCGCCACGGCCGCCCGGACGTCGAGCGGCTGGAGAACCTGTCGGTCGCGATCGTCGTCGACCAGCGGCCGTTCGGCGGCAACGCGCGCTCGACGGTCGGCACCGCGACCGACGCCGCCGCCCTGCTGCGGCTGCTGTTCTCGCGCGCGGGCGAGCCGCACGCCGGCGAGTCGACGGCGTTCTCGTTCAACGACCCGCGCGGCATGTGCCCGCAGTGCGACGGGATCGGCACGGTCGAGCGGATCGACGTCGAGCAGCTGCTCGACCGCTCGCGCTCGCTCAACGACGGCGCGATCCGCTTCCCGACGTTCGCCCCCGGCACGTGGCAGTGGAAGCGCTACGTCCACTCCGGCCTGTTCGACCCCGACACGCCGCTGCGCGACTGGACCGCCGAGGAGCTGCACCTGCTGCTCGACGCGTCGCCGCGCAGACTCCCCGACGCGCCGCCCGAATGGCCGCCGAGCGGCACCTACGAGAACCTGCTCGACCGCTTCACGCGCGCCCACCTGACCGGCGCGAACGCGAAGGTCCATCCGCGCCACCGCCCCGAGCTGGAGCGCGTCGTGCGCAGCGGGCCGTGCCCGGCGTGCGACGGCGCGCGGCTCAACGCCGCCGCGCTCGCGAGCCGCATCGACGGGCGCTCCATCGCCGACTGGTCGGCGATGGAAGTGCGCGAGCTGCTGCCCGTCGCCGAGGCGGTAGACGCACCGGCGGTCGCGCCCGTCGTCGCAGCGCTGACCGAGCGACTGCGCGAGTTGGAACGGATCGGGCTCGGCTACCTCAGCCTCGACCGCGTCTCCTCGACGCTGTCCGGCGGCGAGGCGCAGCGCGTGAAGCTCGTGCGGCACCTCGGCAGCTCGCTGACCGGCCTCACCTACGTGCTCGACGAGCCGAGCAGCGGGCTGCACGCCCGCGACGTCCACCTGCTCGCGGCGACGCTGCGCGGCCTGCGCGACAAGGGCAACACGGTCCTGCTCGTGGAGCACGACCGCGACCTGATCGCGATCGCCGACCATGTCGTCGACCTCGGGCCCGGCGCCGGCGCCGGCGGCGGCCGCGTCGTCTACGCGGGCGCGCTCGACGGACTGCTGCGTGCCGGGACCGCGACCGCGCGCCACCTGCGCGGACGCACCGCGCTGCGGCGCAGCCCGCGGCGGCCGACCGGCTCGATCGCGATCGAGCGCGCGTCGGCGAACAACCTGCGCGACGTCACGGTGACGATCCCGACCGGCGTGCTGACGGTCGTCAGCGGCGTCGCCGGCGCGGGCAAGAGCACGCTCGTCGAACGCGAGCTGCCGCGCGTGCGGCCCGACGCTGCGCTGCTCGACCAGCGGCCGATCCGCGGCGGCAGACGCTCCAGCCCGGCGACGCTGCTGAAGGTGCTCGACCGTGTGCGGACCCGCTTCGCGCGCGCGAACGACGTCAGCCCGGCCTGGTTCAGCCCCAACTCGAAGGGCGCCTGCCCGGTGTGCGGCGGCAGTGGCGAGGTCGCGACCGACCTCGCGTTCATGGAGCCGGTCGCGACCGTCTGCGAGGCGTGTGACGGGCGCCGCTTCAACGCCCGCGCGCTCGGCTACCGCTACCGCGGCCAGGCGATCGACGAGCTGCTCGCGATGACGGCGAGCGAGGCGGCGGAGCTGTTCGACGACGACCCGCCGATCGCAGACGCGCTCGCACGGCTGGAGACCGTCGGGCTCGGCTACCTCGCGCTCGGGCGGCGGCTCGACACGCTCTCCGGAGGGGAGCGCCAGCGGCTCAAGCTGGCGCGCGAGCTGGCGCAGCCGAGCGAGCTGTACGTCTTCGACGAGCCGACGACCGGCCTGCACGGCAGCGACGTGGCGACGCTGCTCGCGCTGCTGCACCGCCTCGTCGACGGCGGCGCGACGGTCGTCGTGGTCGAGCACGACCTCGACGTGATCGCCGACGCCGACTGGGTGATCGACGTCGGTCCGGGCGCCGGCAGCGACGGCGGCCGCATCGTCTGCGAGGGTCCGCCGCGGCGGCTGCTGGACGCGCCGGAGAGCGTCACGGGCCGCTGCCTCGCCGAGCGGTTGCGGGGGTGA